The window ATCATACTGTACACATTATATTTCCAACAATCAGTACAGTTCACTGGAGTAATTTTCAAACATGGCTTTGGATCCTCTTACTTGATAACATCACAGTCAGGTCTTACCCAGTATGTGTTAGATATTACAACCCTTCACACTAGCAACGCCATGACTCGTGATGAGCAATGTTTTGACATGAACGTGGGCATCTCACCTCATGACCTCTGCGTAGCTCATAGCTTCATCAATGCCAGGAAAGGCGCTCATGGCCTCCTGCATCATCTTCTTGCCCATGCTGAGCATGTTGTCTTCTTCAAAGAACTCATCGGGTAGTTCTGCTACCCCCAAGCTTGGATCAATTTCctacactcacacaaacacatttgtggaattaaaaaaagtagCAGTAGTTGATTTAACCACCCTCCGGGTATTCATTTTGCAGAATGATGGCTTGTGCTTTGAGAATGTCAAATTGTCATATGACTGAAAATGAAATTTGATAcagactttttccccccctagcTTCTTAGAACACTCTGACTGATTTACCCGTATGTGTACTCACATCGTTCACCAAACTGCACACTTACCATAGCAAACAGGTTGTCATAGCCCTTGACCTTTGTAGGCACCTTTGAGAACTTCTGGTCAAAAGCATCGGAGATGTTATGAGCGGGATCAGTCGAGATGATAAGGACACTCTCTCTGACGGCAGCTAGCTGGACAGCCAAACTGCAACTGGAAAAGTTATTCAAGAAAAGGTTAACATTAACTTATGcaagataaattaaaaacatggaCAACATCACAATTGTTctgcaggtaacaaccaatcacagctaagcttgcgaacatcacatgaccaaacacagtagacaggtgagccgtgattggtagttacctgagcaactatcatgtcattttcagtcaacagacAAATGGTCGCCCccctggattttgctgcgtaattcatattccacaaacacaatattaaccagaatgccatgtttaaacTAGACGAGGCACatgcaaattatatatttaatttttggtttgacttccccttaactTTTTTCAGAATTTATCAATTTTAGctacaattacattaaaaactcattttgttAATTTACCTATTATGACAGTGTACATCAAAGATAATGTATTTGTTGAGACATGATTTTTCTGTACATCATTTCTGTGTGTCGTTTCATTAACCGTCCAGTGTTTTCAAAACACCGGTTGAAAGAGCAGGCGCAATATAACCACAAGTGCGAGATAACGTCGGCCGTAAAATATTGTCTTAAAACATTATAGGCAGCGTTGTCTttcataataaacaaaaacgatTTGATGTAATCCTCCATTAGAAAACAGCTGTAAAAGACGTGAGTCATGTATCCGTTGGCTGTCGCAGGTTAGCTTCATAGCTTGCTAGCCGGCATTTTGACAGTTTGTGACCCTTACAGAAAAAGACACGATTTGAATGTGGTGTTAAGTGCACACATGACACTCTACTATTGAAGATATGAAATGATCAGATGGCCACAAACCACGTCAACAAAAGCTGATTGAAAAGCTGGTATGTCAGTTATCAACCCACACGGTGACTTAGTATCTTAGGGCTAATGAGCAGATTTTTCCCCACTTACCTACACGTCGTTTTACCGACACCACCCTTTCCACCAACAAATATCCATTTCAAAGATTTCTGCTCGATAATGTTCTTTAATGTTGGTTCTAAAGGCTCTACATCAGGCGCATCTTCATATTCGTCTTCCACCGCTgccatcttgtgtgtgtttgcaatcGTCGTAAAGCTCGGATTGGGTGGGTGGGATCAACCCAATGTGCAACATTCATGACTCGTTGGAATTTGGAGTTTCAACGACTACTACTCGCATTCTACATAATGATCAACAGGGGGCGAATTAAGTGGTCGAAGTCCCACTTAAAAATCGTCACCTTCCTAAAATAATGGCCAGAGACACTTTTTCAGTTTTACAAGAAAACGCGAAGAACTGAacctattatattatattatattatattatattatattatattatattatattatattatattatattatattatattatattatattatattatattaatgcgGTACACTTTTTGCTGCCTCGCCGTTTCGCggatttttttgtgcaattttggaTGGTTTTCTTTGTACAGTAGTGTtcctaataaaaaagaaaaagaaaaaaaggttactTTGAAGATTGAGAGTATTTaaacgagaaaaaaatataaaatgtaaatgcctctaTGAGAAAAGTGTGTGTTGTGAAGGGTTTTACAGACTATAGTAAATCTAATAAATAAAGCTGACTAAACTTCACTTATGGCGGGTATGTTTTGGAACGTAACCCCAGCGATAAACGaggattattttcttttttgtcaaaatatgacttGGCTTTATCTTAACAGGATGACGAAATGTAAATtgagtttatttgttttagaaAACATTTACTTTGTTCAAAAGGttgaattcaaataaataatcatcAACGCAtataaaggcttttttttaaagtcatcagTACACAAAGCTTGGTAGGTCTGAATTTGAATTGTCCTAATTAGTAAGAGTCTCCACAAACCTTCAGACATTAAATTCATTTGATAGATTTGTTGGCATTGTAAGTACTGTACACATCACAGATGGTAAATAAAAGGAGACAAAGGAACtgtaaaacatattttcatttaattcaaatgGGGGGGGGACATTGCCACAAATAATCacttcattccatttccagacatttatttcatgtcaaagtgatgggggggggggggggagcatcaAGAATAAGAGTGTTTAGAGTGTCGTTAGTGAATCATTATCAAGAGGCACAACATTTGATTTAATCTGTATTTTAAAGTCAATGAACTGCTTTTGTAAAGCTAATAAACAACATAATGCAGTGGAATGATGGCATCAGTACTGCATTGTTATTGGAACGTACTGCAATGCTAGCAAATAATAATCAGCAATTGCTTAATGTGAAACAACTCCCCTCAAAATTGATTTAGATTCagctgcatgaaaaaaaagcacacatagTTGACATTACATTTCTAAGAGGAATTCCTTAAGCACCAGTGTGTAAAGcaatcatttacatttacatgtaCAAGCTGTGACCACAGGATAAGGCACCGGCCTCCATAAACACTTCCTCATTTCTTCACTAATCCCCAGCAACATGCTGATATCAGATATGCCACTACTCTTGATCTGCTTGGACTCATCATCCCTCACTTTCAAGCAATGCCAGGCCAGAATCTTAATATGTGTTGTCTGGGCTCTCACGCACGCCATGCCTTTGGGAAAGGAGCAACTTTGCACGCCGTCTGACTTTTCACAGTCAGTCTGCCGCAGCCAGCGTGGCCAGAACGCCGGTCCCAGATCCACCCACTGGGAACGCAATCCACATGCGGCTGAGTGCACCAGCCAGACTCGGACCGAGTTGGCAACATCTGGAGGCAGAGAGCTGAGATCCACATCTGCTGCTTCCCTCGCCAACCCCTGCTTCTGGTTTACTCGAGCCTTCCACAGCACTGCAGAAGCACTGAGGTTGAAGTCCTCACTGGAAGTGGTGAAGTTGACTTTGACAGGTAGGGAGTCACCTCTTGCCACATCACAGTTATCTTTGTCTGTGCAGACAGCAGACCCTTCAGATGGCTGATCAATCGACATCCAGAATGGGTCAAAAGAGGATCCGAGAATGCGAAGTAGGCGTGCGGGTCGGTAATGCCTGGGTTTGGGCATGTAGGTGAAGTCCTCTGCAGTGGCCAGCATGGTGTATGGACGAAGTGGCTGCGAATAAGAAGGCAGACTAGCTCTTAACTGAAGAAATGGTGAATCCCTATCAGTCTGTTGCTGATCCTGAACACCATTTGGAAGCTGATCCTTGGCGGGTATGCTGGAGAGGGAAGCTGCTGCAGGTGCATGGAGGAGTGCACATACAGCACACATGCAGCAGCAGAGATAAACATCCCAGTTGAGCATTGCTTTCGTCTGAGCGGTCTTCAACAGGAGAATGAATTCTTTCTTGTTCGCGTCCTTTCCTCTTTTTGAGTTATGCCTGCTCCTCTGCCCTCCTATTATTGAGTGCCGTAGGGAGGTCATGTACCAAGCGCCAGACATCCTTGAGTTCCTCAACAATAACATTCACAGAAATGAGGGCTTCTCACACAAGCAGTTGGCGTATCGTTGAGCATGGTCAGTACGCCCGAGCAAGGATCTGATGTTTAGACTATCTTTCCATCGGCAAAAATACGGGATACACCTGagaaacttcattttatttgttgtaaCATGTATTTTCTTAGTCATTTTTATaagatgcttttgtttttcctctgctttgcttgtgaatgtcattaactgttgtgtttgttgatgctttgttgtctttccttgtgtaaagcacattgagttgtcttgtgtatgaaatgtgctatagaaataaaactgCCTTGCGTTTACTATATTCCTATCCAAGCCACGGAGAATAAGAATTGGcttttgggtgattttgacttgtCCTCCTTATGTcagacaaaacacatttttccaagctaggaaactaaaataaaaataaaagatgggttgtttttttttccaaaaggaGAAATACAATCCATTTATTTTTCCCAACACAAAAGCTGTTTGGGAGAAATTAAGGCAaacatgacttctttttttttttttttttttaaatatatatatatatatggacacTTTTTTAAACTGAGATTTGAAAGATTAAATCAACATTATGATTCATTTCATAAATATCATCATGTACATTATTCTTGATGCACGAAAAGGTCACAAACATCAGATTCATCACTGCATTTACGCAGTGTCTTAGGCAACAGCGGTGTagtgcaggttttttttttttatatacataacTTCCCCCAAGCAGTACTGTTTGGTTCACTTCAGCatcatgttgatttttttttcctttccactTCTACAGTCAAACAATGTGAGGGGGTACAAAAACAATggatcccccaaaaaataataagaagaataaaaataaaaaaaaaggaaccatCCTAAGCttctgtttttttagttttacttaATTGGTTTGTTTCTTTACCAGTGATACAAGCATATAAGAGTTAATACTACTGGGCAAAATAATTAGCCTCATGGGATGAATAAAGTATCTTTTGTTTTAAACAGCATCACAATGATCTCAACTGAAATGTTCTACTTAGTGGAAACATGACTGTCAAGGCCATGTTATAGTTGTGCTAATATTTCAGCGATAACGTGCTTgtttattaaacaaacaaaaaaacatgacatttcttTGATCTTGTTCCATGGCTCCCATGCCTAGAGGGAGAAAAGCTGGTCATGTGAACTGTCCTGTTGCTTTGTCGACTGTGGCGGCAGTCTGGAGGTGGAAGGCAGTGTGCCACAGGTCGTATGGTTACTCTGGTCAGATTCCTTTGCCCGATCGTCCAAAAACTTATCAAACTCTGAAAACAACAATCAAAGAGTAACATTAGCACTGTTTCACCCACATAAATATACAAGAGAAGTGAGAATAGAATACTGAAACAATGCATCTATTTGGAACAAAAGTGACACACCTTCACTGGAGACTCCCTCACTGACCGCAGACTGGTCTTGCTGCATTTTTTAGACAAAAGAGAAATACAAAATTCTAATGATataatattgcacatatttgtcacGGTATTGGTGTGAAGGACTAAATTATCTCACCATATCACAAGACAACCATTTGTCCACATCTTTCTGTAGAGTGTTTTTTACATTCCCAATCTATACGGAAAAGCAATACAAAAAGAGTGAAGTTGACATTTTACTCACTGAAGAGGAAATGTTTTTGAGTTGAAGCATAATGTATATTAAAGCCACGATTACAAACGACAAACACATTATCCATTTGAAAACTGACAGACAGAAAGCAAAGGTGACAATATAATTAATGTAGATGCTATTTTACACTTTTCTAAAACATTATAATAAGTACTGTAGTGCAAACACACAACATGGGTGGTGTCCAAGGCAGCGCCACCAATAATTTAAGGCTATCATTTTGGTACAGTGAGTAGAATTtgatttttcaatgtttattcatcttgaaaactcactattaatttcaataatatgcaaaaaatatgttccatcacatcaatgtacatttttttgtgtataatCATAGTTCTAGAAATcgttaattatattacatagatCGCACCGCACTTTACAGGGGGCTGAcatcgccgccatctttctgctacggatacccaaaggagaagaactttgctAATgaagtaattggtggtaggcaaTGCGAAGTgcggtctctctgaggcaccgttTCGTGCatgtgcttcaaaatgcacacattttgaACTTTGgctgttgcattctattagttcaccattagatggcagtaaattctacacactgtctcaTTAAGATAAAAATTAGCATGtgattctgtttaaaaaaaaaactggtaattattattagtgttttGTACATACATTTCCTGTGACTTGCAGCCTTGAGTCTAGAGCCCCAGCAAGACCCTCTACAGCTCCAGGGTCCTCATACTTAACACTGCAAACACGTGAAAAAGATTCTCTTTTTAATCCATAAAAAACATCCTCATGAAATATCCATATCATATATAAATGGGAACTTCGAAATTGGAGCAACCTAACGCAcagtttggaaaaaaacactGTTTAAATGTTAATCTTAAAACAACACTTACTTGTATAATTAATGAATGTTTTATGATGACAGCAGTTTAAACAcatgaatgattattttttattttcattgttttcaatgggAAGAATTACAACTGACACCCCAGAACAAATTGTGTTTGACCATAGAAATTTCCCTGCATCTGCTAATATTACTGTTGGTACTAGAATTTTGAATACTGATATGATTTAGGACCACATTCTGTATGCAACAAACAAGTGCATGATGTGTCTGCTATTACCACTCACCTCTTTCTCAGCTCTGCTAAGGAGCTTCCTCGGGTTTGCGCAAACATATCAAACTCTTCCTCATCTTCTAGAAGACAAAGAAATGTTGAAAGCAATTATACTAGTATAAACCAAACATTTCACCTATTTGATTATTATTGGAAGTTGCAAATGTAGTATGACCCGATGTAAAATCTGTTtgttttagatggaaaaaataTGCCCAAATGATCACTCCCTGCTTTCTGACAGAAATACATCTTCCACCTCAGACTCAAGCATGCTGTACATCGTGATTTTGTGTTGTGAAAAGGAGACACGAGAAGAACTTGATGCTCACTGTGGTTGGCCGACTGCTTCTTATTGGTCCAGGTGTTGACTTCGGGTTGATTGTTCGTTGTGATGACAGCGGGCTGGCTCAGTATTGAGGACTCTGGGTTAAGATCGATGAGGTTCGGGCGGCTGACAGAACTCTGGTGGGAAGATTTTATGCTTAAAGCTTAAATACCAAGCAAAACAGTGCAACAGAGACAAATGCAATGTAGTAAAAATCGTACCTGTTCTGTATTTGTAATTTGTGCCTTGTTCAACCTGTCAAACCTAAAATGGCAGAGTAAGTTTAAGATAAAGTATGAGCACTTGTTCGGTACTTGTTTAGAAAAGCTCCTGCATACCTCTCATAACGGATGAAAGCATTGTTGAGGTCATCATTAACCACAAGAAGCTCCTCAATGAGACCTTCGTCCAGCAACTGGGGGATGAGCTCCACCACTCGAGTCTGCATGTTCTTGCACACCGAGTAGATTTGCTGCTTTGACAGAGGAGAGCAAATTTCACACGTTTTATAGAAGGCCTTGACTAAACGATAACAGGGACTAGAAGAGCCAGAATGCAAATAATTACAGCAATTGTTCACCTTCATATCagtaaacattttacaaaaatgaacacACCTGCAGCAGTTCTGTATCATCTTGCGTGCTCTGTCCAGGCTTAAGTTCATTCAGCATTTCTGCCATTACAGTAAGGTTTCCCTTTACCAGTGCAAGTTCTCGCTGCAGCTTGTCTTTCtaaagaggaaaaagaagagaagGAAATTGAATATAAAATGGCACACATGACAATGCAACattatattttttgctgtttttactaCTTGGCTGTAATTAACTATTCGCTGACTGATAGCGGACAGCATGGTAGCTAATGAGGCCTGCCTCACGTTTCTAAAGCTTTGGATTCGACTACTCTTGGATTTGTACTTGGAATATATACTGTAATGGTAGTTGGAATGAAAACAAATCCACTTATTAACTATACAGCATACATCACAAATAAATACTGGATCAGAGATCTGTCCACCCAGAATGGAGTCCTGCTTTTCGTCTCAATGGGGtgtgattccttttttttttcttcttcttcttcttctttttttggagagctcagtaatgttcattcgatttgacatgtcatcattgctcttctttttatatatatatatatatatatatataaaaagaagtgtgtgtatgtgcgtgtgtgtgtgcatgcgtgcgagtgtgtgtgtattcattagttcacctaaagcccattaaaaaaaatcccatactaataatataatataataataaattgccaaatgcagaaacatcaatgtaagttatcacaatgtggtggctctcgctaacaggcagaattaagtaaccagaattaggttaaaaaattctatatacgtagaccatgtttctataaattttgatatttggtttttatttgaggcagatattttttccattaaaatgtgatttatgaggaggttagaccattggttgatattcgtttgtttatttttccagttaacaaggattgtttttttagcgatagtaagggctacaagtgtagattgaaattgtttatgtggtaagtcagttgttgttaggtcacctagcaaacacaagtttggagataaaggtgtcctacagtccaaaatagcggaaagtttttctaagactttagtccagaaatacataaccggcgtacataaccataaagcatgaacataagtgtctgtagtgttttgtaaacattggagacaaatgtcggagtctgagagtcccatttttttcatcatatattgagtaatgtatgttctgtgaataattttatattggataagttgtaaatttgtgtgttttgtcattttaaatgcgttttcacaaacttgaatccaaaagtcagattccggtgctatagacaagtctgtctcccatttcgagatgggtaaagacattttatcagtatatgaaagtaacttagaCATGGGGTGTTCCTAATTCCTAATTTTAGAGGTGATACCTGCACTGCAGAAAGGACAGCCGGTCCCTCACTGGGCTGGGATGCAGGTGAAGAATTTGGAGTAGGACAACTGGAGGGAGTTTGTGGCTGTGACTGACGGGGAGGAGTATCCGTGGACTGTTGGCTTTCGTTTTCCGGCACAGTCTGAAGGCAAGGAATGTAGACTCAGACAAACAGAATACACACAATATGCAGCTGCTGGTCATGAAATGACACAGGAGTCGTCTAATATACCATACAGACATGGTGTACTTTCGATGCAAATTGTGTGAGTTATTTTCTCAATGTTCTCACCCTGCTGGGAGTATGAATGGGAGATAGTGCATCTAGGTCTGTCATGGGAAACTCCAACCCTCGTCTCCTCAGGTCATCGTAAACATATACCACGCCCGCAAGGGAGGGGGAAGTACGGAACGCATCAGCCCATGACTGAGAAAAGTACAGAGAACCCTCAGTATAACGCCATGAGACATAACAAAACCTGCACTCAGAAATAAGTAGAAGAAAGGTAAAGCAAGTGTCCAACAGCCATTAGTCAAGAGAAACTTGATTAATTGACCTATGACTTCACAAGAGCATTaaatgtcaaactcatttatgaaaaaagaaacacaaaagcttagcgaaaaaaagaaagaaaataaagtattttactTACCTGTATTAGACTGAGCACCCGGTCATGGAGAGCAGTGGGTGGGTTATATTTGGGCAAAATGGCTCGTACCAAAACTCCTTCAATAAACTCCTGTGATGCCACAAAAACGTGGAAGCGATGGCCACAATTCTTTACGCATGTCTCAAGAACCTGTGTGACAGTGAGCAATTGAATATTGTCCTGAagaacatacatacatagaaaaacacatctatGTATTTACTGCTTTTGTAAGCAGACTATACACTTAGCACAagataattacaaataaataaataaaaaaaatatatatataaaacagaaCATTAAAACAACTGAACAGTTGAATACTCACAGTCAGGGCCAACATGATTTCGCTGAAGTTCTTGTTACCCACAATCCTCTTCTTAATGGCTTTGATTGCATCTCTTGgcctgtaaaaacaaatgtatcatATTTATTAAAGGCATTAAGTTGAGTTAGTTGTCtagattaggggtgtcaaaattagtgttacTTCCTGCTAAAtattagaaaagaaaagaaaatgcactgagcttattattttccttcattttagactggcccacaatttagagggactagtc of the Vanacampus margaritifer isolate UIUO_Vmar chromosome 7, RoL_Vmar_1.0, whole genome shotgun sequence genome contains:
- the LOC144055660 gene encoding noggin-3-like, translated to MLLLRNSRMSGAWYMTSLRHSIIGGQRSRHNSKRGKDANKKEFILLLKTAQTKAMLNWDVYLCCCMCAVCALLHAPAAASLSSIPAKDQLPNGVQDQQQTDRDSPFLQLRASLPSYSQPLRPYTMLATAEDFTYMPKPRHYRPARLLRILGSSFDPFWMSIDQPSEGSAVCTDKDNCDVARGDSLPVKVNFTTSSEDFNLSASAVLWKARVNQKQGLAREAADVDLSSLPPDVANSVRVWLVHSAACGLRSQWVDLGPAFWPRWLRQTDCEKSDGVQSCSFPKGMACVRAQTTHIKILAWHCLKVRDDESKQIKSSGISDISMLLGISEEMRKCLWRPVPYPVVTACTCKCK
- the LOC144055659 gene encoding target of Myb1 membrane trafficking protein isoform X1 is translated as MFSLGEKMEFLISNPFSTPVGQRIEQATSGSRQSEDWGLNMEICDIINETDEGPRDAIKAIKKRIVGNKNFSEIMLALTVLETCVKNCGHRFHVFVASQEFIEGVLVRAILPKYNPPTALHDRVLSLIQSWADAFRTSPSLAGVVYVYDDLRRRGLEFPMTDLDALSPIHTPSRTVPENESQQSTDTPPRQSQPQTPSSCPTPNSSPASQPSEGPAVLSAVQKDKLQRELALVKGNLTVMAEMLNELKPGQSTQDDTELLQQIYSVCKNMQTRVVELIPQLLDEGLIEELLVVNDDLNNAFIRYERFDRLNKAQITNTEQSSVSRPNLIDLNPESSILSQPAVITTNNQPEVNTWTNKKQSANHKDEEEFDMFAQTRGSSLAELRKSVKYEDPGAVEGLAGALDSRLQVTGNIGNVKNTLQKDVDKWLSCDMQDQSAVSEGVSSEEFDKFLDDRAKESDQSNHTTCGTLPSTSRLPPQSTKQQDSSHDQLFSL
- the LOC144055659 gene encoding target of Myb1 membrane trafficking protein isoform X2, which produces MFSLGEKMEFLISNPFSTPVGQRIEQATSGSRQSEDWGLNMEICDIINETDEGPRDAIKAIKKRIVGNKNFSEIMLALTVLETCVKNCGHRFHVFVASQEFIEGVLVRAILPKYNPPTALHDRVLSLIQSWADAFRTSPSLAGVVYVYDDLRRRGLEFPMTDLDALSPIHTPSRTVPENESQQSTDTPPRQSQPQTPSSCPTPNSSPASQPSEGPAVLSAVQKDKLQRELALVKGNLTVMAEMLNELKPGQSTQDDTELLQQIYSVCKNMQTRVVELIPQLLDEGLIEELLVVNDDLNNAFIRYERFDRLNKAQITNTEQSSVSRPNLIDLNPESSILSQPAVITTNNQPEVNTWTNKKQSANHNEEEFDMFAQTRGSSLAELRKSVKYEDPGAVEGLAGALDSRLQVTGNIGNVKNTLQKDVDKWLSCDMQDQSAVSEGVSSEEFDKFLDDRAKESDQSNHTTCGTLPSTSRLPPQSTKQQDSSHDQLFSL